Proteins encoded within one genomic window of Acomys russatus chromosome 5, mAcoRus1.1, whole genome shotgun sequence:
- the Nmrk1 gene encoding nicotinamide riboside kinase 1 produces MKTFVIGIGGVTNGGKTTLAKNLQRRLPNCSIISQDDFFKPESEIDTDENGFLQYDVLEALNMDKMMSAISCWMENPGHSAGPAAALESAQGVPILIVEGFLLFNYKPLDTIWSRSYFLTVPYEECKRRRSTRVYEPPDPPGYFDGHVWPMYLKHRQEMNDITWEIVYLDGTRSEEDLFSQVYEDVKQELEKQNGKYHPIKSFGGGERTLTTAHYIPFMVHNKKGDTAFIHLCLAINSQTVSAPLERDRFVGKRPSTTSIIDTTINQHPTYTDRNHLITQ; encoded by the exons ATGAAAACATTTGTCATTGGAATTGGTGG CGTGACAAATGGCGGGAAGACAACACTGGCTAAGAACTTGCAGAGACGCCTTCCCAATTGCAGCATAATATCTCAGGACGACTTCTTCAAG CCAGAGTCTGAGATAGACAcagatgaaaatggatttttgCAGTATGATG TGCTTGAAGCACTTAACATGGACAAAATGATGTCGGCCATTTCCTGTTGGATGGAAAACCCAGGACACTCCGCAGGACCAGCAGCAGCCTTGGAGAGTGCGCAAGGCGTTCCCATTTTAATTGTCGAAGGGTTCCTGCTCTTTAATTATAA GCCACTGGACACCATATGGAGCAGAAGCTATTTTCTGACCGTTCCATATGAAGAgtgtaagaggaggaggag TACAAGAGTATATGAGCCTCCAGACCCTCCAGGGTACTTTGATGGCCATGTGTGGCCCATGTACCTAAAGCATAGACAAGAAATGAATGACATCACCTGGGAGATTG TTTACCTAGATGGAACAAGGTCTGAAGAGGACCTCTTTTCTCAAGTGTATGAAGATGTCAAGCAAGAATTGGAGAAACAAAACGGTAAATATCATCCTATCAAATCAtttggtggaggagaaagaacCTTGACAACAGCTCATTATATTCCGTTCATGGTGCACAACAAGAAGGGAGACACTGCATTCATTCATCTTTGCTTAGCAATTAACTCTCAGACTGTCAGTGCCCCTCTAGAGCGTGATCGTTTTGTTG GCAAGAGACCATCTACGACATCTATCATAGACACCACGATAAACCAGCACCCAACCTACACTGACCGGAATCACCTCATCACCCAATGA